A single genomic interval of Lynx canadensis isolate LIC74 chromosome A2, mLynCan4.pri.v2, whole genome shotgun sequence harbors:
- the INKA1 gene encoding PAK4-inhibitor INKA1 isoform X1, with protein MHSARLDSFLSQLRWELLCGRDTGSPPMSGPLPPSPKPGPGVWLSHGLRASDALEEDSVGCVEEEEGMVTGDKGIALGSPREHVLDWDSGFSEVSGSTWREDELPVLQHPTPPAWPPHRQRLSASGIPLPSRAPVAGAPPARRPRPKSTPDACLEHWRGLEAEDWTAALLNRGRSRQPLVLGDNCFADLVHNWMELPEAAGEGDDSGGPRARARPPQFLLGLSEQLRRQLARARRAAMAGKRLSCPPRPEPELPADVSRFAALMSCRSRQPIICNDVSYL; from the exons ATGCATAGCGCTCGGCTTGACAGCTTCCTGAGCCAGCTCCGCTGGGAACTG CTGTGTGGCCGGGACACTGGCTCACCCCCCATGTCTGGCCCCCTTCCACCATCCCCCAAACCTGGCCCAGGTGTTTGGCTTAGCCATGGACTCAGGGCCTCAGATGCCTTGGAAGAGGACTCAGTCGGCTgtgtggaagaggaagaaggtaTGGTGACAGGAGACAAGGGTATTGCCTTGGGGAGCCCAAGGGAGCATGTCCTGGACTGGGACTCTGGCTTCTCTGAGGTGTCGGGCAGCACATGGAGAGAGGATGAGCTGCCTGTACTCCAGCACCCAACACCCCCAGCATGGCCCCCCCATAGACAGCGCCTCTCGGCCAGTGGCATTCCCCTGCCTAGCAGGGCCCCTGTGGCCGGTGCACCACCTGCCCGTCGACCACGGCCCAAGTCTACACCAGACGCTTGCCTGGAGCACTGGCGGGGCTTGGAAGCTGAAGACTGGACTGCAGCCCTGCTGAACAGAGGTCGCAGTCGCCAGCCCCTAGTGCTGGGCGACAACTGCTTTGCTGACTTGGTGCACAACTGGATGGAGCTACCAGAGGCAGCAGGTGAGGGGGATGATAGTGGTGGTCCCCGTGCCCGTGCTCGGCCCCCTCAGTTCCTGCTTGGGCTCTCTGAGCAGCTGCGGCGCCAGCTGGCCAGGGCACGCAGGGCTGCTATGGCAGGAAAGCGACTGTCATGCCCACCTCGCCCGGAACCTGAACTGCCTGCAGATGTCTCACGATTTGCAGCCCTCATGAGCTGCCGAAGCCGTCAACCCATCATCTGCAATGATGTCAGCTACCTCTGA
- the INKA1 gene encoding PAK4-inhibitor INKA1 isoform X2 codes for MSGPLPPSPKPGPGVWLSHGLRASDALEEDSVGCVEEEEGMVTGDKGIALGSPREHVLDWDSGFSEVSGSTWREDELPVLQHPTPPAWPPHRQRLSASGIPLPSRAPVAGAPPARRPRPKSTPDACLEHWRGLEAEDWTAALLNRGRSRQPLVLGDNCFADLVHNWMELPEAAGEGDDSGGPRARARPPQFLLGLSEQLRRQLARARRAAMAGKRLSCPPRPEPELPADVSRFAALMSCRSRQPIICNDVSYL; via the coding sequence ATGTCTGGCCCCCTTCCACCATCCCCCAAACCTGGCCCAGGTGTTTGGCTTAGCCATGGACTCAGGGCCTCAGATGCCTTGGAAGAGGACTCAGTCGGCTgtgtggaagaggaagaaggtaTGGTGACAGGAGACAAGGGTATTGCCTTGGGGAGCCCAAGGGAGCATGTCCTGGACTGGGACTCTGGCTTCTCTGAGGTGTCGGGCAGCACATGGAGAGAGGATGAGCTGCCTGTACTCCAGCACCCAACACCCCCAGCATGGCCCCCCCATAGACAGCGCCTCTCGGCCAGTGGCATTCCCCTGCCTAGCAGGGCCCCTGTGGCCGGTGCACCACCTGCCCGTCGACCACGGCCCAAGTCTACACCAGACGCTTGCCTGGAGCACTGGCGGGGCTTGGAAGCTGAAGACTGGACTGCAGCCCTGCTGAACAGAGGTCGCAGTCGCCAGCCCCTAGTGCTGGGCGACAACTGCTTTGCTGACTTGGTGCACAACTGGATGGAGCTACCAGAGGCAGCAGGTGAGGGGGATGATAGTGGTGGTCCCCGTGCCCGTGCTCGGCCCCCTCAGTTCCTGCTTGGGCTCTCTGAGCAGCTGCGGCGCCAGCTGGCCAGGGCACGCAGGGCTGCTATGGCAGGAAAGCGACTGTCATGCCCACCTCGCCCGGAACCTGAACTGCCTGCAGATGTCTCACGATTTGCAGCCCTCATGAGCTGCCGAAGCCGTCAACCCATCATCTGCAATGATGTCAGCTACCTCTGA